The proteins below come from a single Tsuneonella deserti genomic window:
- a CDS encoding TPM domain-containing protein: protein MRALALVLAWLAAFIASPAVAQEFPALTGRVVDAANIIPPAVEAELDAKLTAFETRTQRQFVVATVPSLDGYEISDYGYRLGRKWGIGDKERNDGVILLVAPSERKVRIEVGYGLEPVLTDGYSALIVQNTILPAFKAGDMPGGIVAGTDAIIKQLELPADEAAKVAQAAETQAAQSEGGFPLGAILWIAFLLFFFILPMLGRRGGRHYRGRGGMGGAVGNIILWEALNAAARSGRHGGGWGGGGGGFGGGGFGGGGGSFGGGGASGGW, encoded by the coding sequence GTGCGCGCCCTTGCGCTCGTCCTCGCCTGGCTGGCGGCGTTCATCGCGTCGCCGGCCGTGGCGCAGGAGTTTCCCGCCCTCACCGGGCGGGTGGTCGATGCCGCCAACATCATTCCGCCTGCTGTCGAAGCGGAACTCGACGCGAAGCTGACCGCGTTCGAAACCCGGACCCAGCGCCAGTTCGTGGTGGCGACGGTGCCGAGCCTCGATGGCTACGAGATTTCGGACTACGGCTACCGCCTCGGGCGCAAGTGGGGCATCGGCGACAAGGAGCGCAACGACGGCGTCATCCTGCTGGTCGCGCCCAGCGAGCGCAAGGTGCGGATCGAGGTCGGCTACGGGCTGGAGCCGGTGCTGACCGATGGATATTCCGCGCTGATCGTCCAGAACACCATCCTGCCCGCGTTCAAGGCGGGCGACATGCCCGGGGGGATCGTCGCCGGGACCGACGCGATCATCAAGCAGCTGGAACTGCCGGCAGATGAAGCGGCCAAGGTAGCGCAGGCAGCGGAAACGCAGGCCGCGCAGAGCGAAGGCGGCTTCCCGCTAGGCGCGATACTGTGGATCGCCTTCCTGCTGTTCTTCTTCATCCTGCCCATGCTCGGCCGGCGCGGCGGCCGCCATTATCGTGGCCGCGGCGGAATGGGCGGCGCGGTCGGCAACATAATCCTGTGGGAAGCACTTAACGCCGCCGCCCGCTCGGGCCGCCACGGCGGCGGATGGGGCGGCGGGGGCGGCGGCTTCGGCGGCGGCGGCTTCGGCGGCGGCGGCGGCAGCTTCGGGGGCGGCGGCGCCTCCGGCGGCTGGTAA
- the mscL gene encoding large conductance mechanosensitive channel protein MscL, which yields MLREFRAFINRGNVLDLAVAVIIGAAFGKIVTSLTDSIIMPLIGWIFGDVDFSNYFIRLGSIPAGYKGSLTNYAALKEAGVPMIGYGDFITQVVNFLIIAWVIFLIVKAANKVNHKEEAAAGPTEVELLAEIRDELRRRNATGVL from the coding sequence ATGCTGCGCGAATTCAGGGCTTTCATCAATCGGGGCAACGTGCTCGACCTGGCGGTGGCGGTCATCATCGGTGCCGCCTTCGGCAAGATCGTAACTTCGCTGACCGATTCGATCATCATGCCGCTGATCGGCTGGATCTTCGGCGACGTCGATTTTTCGAACTACTTCATCCGGCTCGGGTCCATTCCGGCCGGATACAAGGGATCGCTCACCAACTACGCGGCGCTGAAAGAGGCGGGGGTGCCGATGATCGGCTACGGCGATTTCATCACCCAGGTGGTGAACTTTCTGATTATCGCCTGGGTCATCTTCCTGATCGTGAAGGCGGCCAACAAGGTGAACCACAAGGAAGAGGCGGCGGCCGGACCGACCGAGGTCGAACTGCTGGCCGAAATCCGCGACGAATTGCGCAGGCGGAACGCCACCGGCGTGCTCTGA
- a CDS encoding SDR family oxidoreductase, with protein MSGRVAGKLALVTGAAQGLGAAHCQALAREGAKVLCTDINGDGAQATAAAINAEVGAGTAFAMKHDVTSPDEWDAAIELARDALGGLSVLVNNAGVGVRGNIETCTLEEWRKGFAINVESVFLGCQKALPLMKDNQPGSIINISSIAGLIASDTMPGYNASKAAVWMLSKSVALYCGKMGWNIRCNSVHPTFVDTPILDGMVASTGREKSVIMDKLARQIPLKRVGEPREIADGVLFLASDESSFMTGAELKLDGGISAM; from the coding sequence ATGAGCGGACGGGTTGCGGGCAAGCTGGCGCTGGTCACGGGTGCGGCGCAGGGTCTTGGCGCGGCACATTGCCAGGCGCTGGCGCGCGAAGGGGCGAAAGTCCTGTGCACCGACATCAACGGCGATGGCGCCCAGGCGACCGCTGCGGCGATCAACGCCGAAGTGGGCGCGGGCACCGCTTTCGCAATGAAACACGATGTCACCTCTCCCGATGAATGGGATGCGGCGATCGAGCTGGCGCGCGATGCGCTTGGCGGCCTGTCGGTACTGGTCAACAACGCCGGCGTCGGCGTGCGCGGGAATATCGAGACCTGCACCCTGGAGGAATGGCGCAAGGGCTTTGCGATCAACGTCGAAAGCGTGTTCCTCGGGTGCCAGAAGGCGCTGCCTCTGATGAAAGACAACCAGCCCGGTTCGATCATCAACATCAGCTCGATCGCGGGGCTCATCGCAAGCGATACAATGCCCGGCTACAACGCCAGCAAGGCGGCGGTGTGGATGCTGTCGAAGTCGGTTGCGCTCTATTGCGGCAAGATGGGCTGGAACATCCGCTGCAATTCGGTGCACCCGACGTTCGTCGATACGCCGATCCTGGATGGAATGGTGGCGAGCACCGGGCGCGAAAAGAGCGTGATCATGGACAAGCTGGCGCGGCAGATCCCCCTGAAGCGGGTGGGAGAGCCGCGGGAAATCGCCGATGGTGTGCTGTTCCTCGCCAGCGACGAGAGCAGCTTCATGACCGGAGCGGAGCTTAAGCTCGACGGCGGCATCAGCGCGATGTGA
- a CDS encoding FecCD family ABC transporter permease, translating to MTRPVPLLLALIAVTVPLSLIAGRVWLDPSNTRNAAAILAGLRLPRAVLGLTIGAGLGASGAAMQGYLRNPLADPGLFGIAPGAALGAVASLWLGMASAWLLPLFALLGAAGAMALLALIAGRSSGIALFTLAGMMIASLAGALTSLAISLAPNAFAMSEIVTWLMGALTDRSWREVWIAVPLTLAGIGCLAMAARDLDALVLGESAARSLGMQSRRLQAWLIAGVGLTVGSGVAVAGIVGFVGLIVPHLVRPLTDRRPSSLLVPSALAGALLVLVADSLCRVLPLVTELRLGIALSLVGAPFFLWLLLRMRRGLA from the coding sequence CTGACCCGCCCGGTCCCTCTTCTCCTCGCGCTTATCGCCGTCACGGTGCCGCTTTCGCTGATCGCGGGGCGCGTCTGGCTCGACCCGTCGAATACGCGCAACGCGGCGGCAATCCTCGCCGGGCTACGCCTGCCACGCGCGGTGCTGGGGTTGACCATCGGCGCGGGGTTGGGGGCGAGCGGCGCGGCGATGCAGGGATACCTGCGCAATCCCCTGGCCGACCCGGGGCTTTTCGGCATCGCTCCCGGTGCCGCTCTGGGCGCGGTGGCGAGCCTGTGGCTGGGCATGGCTTCGGCCTGGCTGTTGCCGCTGTTCGCGTTGCTCGGCGCGGCGGGGGCCATGGCACTGCTCGCGCTGATCGCCGGGCGGAGTTCGGGCATCGCGCTGTTCACGCTGGCCGGGATGATGATCGCCAGCCTCGCCGGCGCGCTCACGAGCCTCGCGATCAGCCTGGCCCCCAACGCTTTCGCGATGAGCGAGATCGTGACCTGGCTGATGGGCGCGCTGACCGACCGCTCGTGGCGCGAGGTGTGGATTGCCGTGCCGCTCACGCTCGCCGGAATCGGCTGCCTGGCGATGGCCGCGCGCGATCTCGATGCGCTGGTTCTGGGAGAGAGCGCGGCGCGTAGCCTGGGAATGCAGTCGCGGCGGCTGCAGGCCTGGCTGATCGCCGGCGTCGGGCTGACGGTGGGCAGCGGGGTGGCGGTGGCGGGCATCGTCGGCTTCGTCGGCCTGATCGTGCCGCACCTCGTCCGCCCCCTGACCGATCGCCGGCCATCCTCGCTGCTGGTGCCGAGCGCGCTGGCGGGAGCGCTGCTGGTGCTGGTGGCCGACAGCCTGTGCCGGGTCCTGCCCCTTGTCACGGAGTTGCGGCTCGGGATCGCGCTCAGCCTCGTCGGCGCGCCGTTCTTCCTGTGGCTGCTCTTGCGGATGAGGCGGGGGCTGGCATGA
- a CDS encoding TPM domain-containing protein: protein MAFLTDAEHAQVSAAVAAAEGHSAGEIVTVLAEQSDGYSDIQLAWSILIATFALTMFALFPDFYLRIVERVLGGWILEWTPRELLSLAVFVVVAKFVAMWLIQLWRPLKFLLVPAPVKQMRVRDAAIRHFKVGAERRTHGRTGVLIYLSMREHRAEIVADEAIAKMVSAEVWGEAMADMLKDIRQGRIADGLVAGVSDVGAVLSQHFPRAEDDRNELPDRLIEV, encoded by the coding sequence GTGGCGTTCCTGACCGACGCAGAGCACGCTCAGGTTTCCGCGGCGGTCGCCGCAGCGGAAGGCCATAGCGCGGGCGAGATCGTCACCGTTCTGGCCGAACAGTCGGACGGCTACAGCGACATCCAGCTCGCCTGGTCGATCCTCATCGCCACCTTCGCACTGACGATGTTCGCGCTGTTCCCGGACTTCTACCTACGCATCGTCGAGCGGGTGCTCGGCGGATGGATCCTCGAATGGACCCCGCGCGAGCTGCTGAGCCTGGCGGTGTTCGTGGTGGTGGCCAAGTTCGTGGCCATGTGGCTGATCCAGCTATGGCGCCCGCTCAAGTTCCTGCTCGTCCCCGCGCCGGTGAAGCAGATGCGCGTGCGAGACGCCGCTATCCGCCACTTCAAGGTGGGTGCAGAACGCCGCACCCACGGGCGCACCGGCGTTCTCATATACCTGTCGATGCGCGAGCACCGCGCGGAGATCGTCGCCGACGAAGCGATCGCGAAGATGGTCTCGGCCGAAGTGTGGGGCGAGGCGATGGCCGATATGCTGAAGGACATTCGCCAGGGCCGCATTGCCGATGGCCTGGTCGCCGGAGTGAGCGACGTCGGCGCCGTCCTCAGCCAGCACTTCCCGCGCGCCGAGGACGACCGCAACGAACTGCCTGACCGGTTGATCGAAGTCTGA
- a CDS encoding accessory factor UbiK family protein, with protein sequence MQSENPLISDFVKLANAAAGTAAGMAREAREGARERVRGMVGGFDFVSREEFDAVKDMAARAREENERLAERIAALEAKIAAGA encoded by the coding sequence ATGCAGAGCGAAAACCCCCTCATCTCCGATTTCGTCAAGCTGGCCAACGCCGCCGCCGGCACTGCCGCGGGCATGGCGCGCGAGGCCCGCGAGGGCGCGCGCGAGCGCGTGCGCGGAATGGTCGGCGGGTTCGATTTCGTGAGCCGCGAGGAATTCGACGCGGTCAAGGACATGGCCGCCCGCGCCCGCGAGGAAAACGAGCGGCTGGCCGAACGGATCGCGGCGCTCGAAGCCAAGATCGCCGCGGGAGCCTAG
- a CDS encoding ABC transporter substrate-binding protein: protein MKAWLASLALLAGCVGEPRAAAPRPQPTIVSLNPCSDAILAEVADPPQILAISHYSHDPRGTSMPLDVARRFRATGGTVEEVLALDPDVVVGSAFMDPATRAAFERLGVRVETLGIASTVAESEAQVRQLAVMSGHPERGAALIGRIESALSAAQSDGPPVRAVLWQPDGIVPGEGALVSELMRRTGFANQSAARGMGQADYLSLERLLSDPPRVLLVAGNERGQRHPLLDSVPGMDRAAFDPALLYCGGPTIIRAAKRLAEIRRSF from the coding sequence GTGAAGGCATGGCTCGCTTCGCTGGCGCTGCTCGCCGGTTGCGTGGGGGAGCCACGGGCGGCTGCTCCGCGCCCGCAGCCCACGATCGTCAGCCTCAATCCGTGCAGCGACGCCATACTCGCCGAGGTCGCCGATCCGCCGCAGATCCTCGCCATCAGCCATTACAGTCACGATCCGCGCGGCACCTCGATGCCGCTGGACGTAGCGCGCCGTTTCCGTGCGACCGGGGGCACCGTGGAGGAAGTTCTCGCGCTCGATCCCGACGTGGTGGTGGGCAGCGCTTTCATGGACCCCGCGACGCGCGCCGCGTTCGAGAGGCTCGGTGTGCGGGTGGAGACGCTGGGCATCGCGTCCACCGTAGCGGAGAGCGAGGCCCAGGTGCGGCAGCTCGCCGTGATGTCCGGACACCCGGAAAGGGGAGCGGCTCTGATTGGCCGTATCGAGTCCGCTCTTTCTGCCGCGCAATCGGACGGGCCTCCGGTGCGTGCGGTCCTGTGGCAGCCCGATGGCATCGTGCCGGGTGAGGGCGCCCTGGTGAGCGAGCTCATGCGCAGGACTGGCTTCGCAAACCAGAGCGCCGCACGGGGAATGGGGCAGGCCGATTACCTCTCGCTCGAGCGCCTGCTGTCCGATCCGCCGCGGGTCCTGCTGGTCGCCGGCAACGAGCGCGGCCAGCGCCACCCGCTGCTGGACAGTGTCCCGGGGATGGACCGCGCGGCGTTCGATCCCGCGCTGCTTTACTGCGGCGGACCGACCATTATCCGTGCGGCCAAGCGGCTCGCGGAAATCCGGCGAAGCTTCTGA
- a CDS encoding TonB-dependent receptor plug domain-containing protein, translating into MSKYLFFLSTLLVSAPLAAQSEETAITVTATGTRSEIEDTGQPVTIIGQAEIDEVQGADPARVLRRAPGVAITRNGPPGAFTGVRVRGAGAEQLLVLVDGVRVADAAAPGGGFDFANLAAGEIEKLDLLRGSNSVIWGSDAIGGVLLVTTRARRGLLASAEYGSDDSTYLSASGGTGSDSFFLGGSAGWQRTDGFSAAASGSEPDGFEQWSANGQARAYLSPSLELFALGRYAKGDLDLDGYPAPDYVFTDTAESQRTRQYTGATGAIYDSGLLYLRGAYSFSDTERATYDPQLGSVPTYSTDGNSRRVDLRGEWRPIGPLILNFGAEGEWTRFASSFDAARKTRIWGAYAQAGIEHGGLSAHAGLRHDRHARFGGETSIGADLSYAVAKDLRLRASYGEGFKAPTLFQLLSEYGNAALRPERSSSFDLGLAWRKRTEPTWGAVTLYRRDSTDLIDFVSCFEKTSGICAGRPLGTYDNIGRARAQGFEVEFGLAPTGRLRTTLAYSYLDAQDRATGAGLARRPRHALTATLDWAAPMGVMLGSDVRLVGDSYDDAGNFVRLDGYVLADLRAAVPLGEQLELFGRIENLFDARYTEVAGYGTRGRAAFAGARLKL; encoded by the coding sequence ATGTCGAAATACCTGTTTTTCCTGTCGACTCTCTTGGTATCCGCGCCTTTGGCGGCCCAGTCCGAAGAGACGGCGATCACGGTAACGGCCACCGGCACGCGCAGCGAGATCGAGGATACCGGCCAGCCGGTCACGATCATCGGGCAGGCCGAGATTGACGAGGTTCAGGGCGCTGATCCCGCCCGCGTGCTTCGCCGCGCTCCCGGGGTGGCGATCACCCGCAACGGCCCTCCCGGCGCCTTCACCGGCGTCCGCGTGCGGGGGGCGGGCGCGGAGCAGTTGCTCGTGCTCGTCGACGGCGTGCGAGTAGCAGACGCCGCGGCTCCCGGCGGCGGCTTCGATTTCGCCAACCTCGCGGCTGGCGAGATCGAGAAGCTCGATCTCCTGCGCGGCTCCAATTCGGTCATCTGGGGTTCCGACGCCATCGGCGGGGTCTTGCTGGTCACCACTCGCGCCCGCCGGGGGCTGCTAGCCAGCGCTGAATACGGGTCCGACGACAGCACATATCTCAGCGCGAGCGGAGGGACCGGAAGCGACAGCTTCTTCCTCGGCGGTTCGGCCGGTTGGCAGCGGACCGACGGGTTCTCCGCGGCCGCGTCCGGAAGCGAGCCCGACGGGTTCGAGCAATGGTCGGCCAACGGCCAGGCCCGCGCCTACCTTTCTCCCAGCCTCGAGTTGTTTGCACTCGGCCGGTACGCGAAAGGCGATCTCGACCTCGATGGTTACCCGGCGCCGGACTACGTCTTCACCGACACCGCCGAGAGCCAGCGCACCCGGCAATACACCGGCGCCACCGGCGCGATTTACGATAGCGGGCTGCTCTACCTGCGCGGCGCCTATTCGTTTTCCGACACTGAAAGAGCAACTTACGACCCGCAGTTGGGAAGCGTTCCCACCTACTCCACCGACGGCAATTCGCGCCGGGTGGATCTTCGCGGGGAGTGGCGTCCGATCGGACCGCTGATCCTCAACTTCGGGGCCGAGGGCGAGTGGACCCGCTTTGCCAGTTCGTTCGACGCCGCGCGGAAGACCCGCATCTGGGGGGCCTACGCACAGGCGGGGATCGAGCATGGCGGGCTGTCTGCCCATGCCGGACTGCGGCACGACCGCCACGCACGCTTCGGCGGGGAGACGAGCATCGGGGCGGATCTCAGCTACGCCGTCGCCAAGGACCTGCGGCTCCGCGCATCGTATGGCGAGGGGTTCAAGGCGCCAACCCTGTTCCAGCTCCTGTCCGAATACGGCAATGCCGCCCTCCGGCCCGAGCGCAGCAGCAGTTTCGACCTTGGTCTTGCCTGGCGCAAGCGGACGGAACCGACCTGGGGCGCGGTGACACTCTACCGCCGCGATTCCACCGATCTCATCGACTTCGTTTCCTGCTTCGAGAAAACCTCCGGCATCTGCGCCGGACGCCCGTTGGGCACCTATGACAATATCGGCCGTGCCCGCGCGCAGGGGTTCGAGGTCGAGTTCGGCCTGGCGCCGACCGGACGGCTGCGCACCACGCTTGCGTACAGCTATCTCGATGCCCAGGACCGGGCGACCGGTGCCGGACTCGCGCGCCGTCCCCGCCACGCGCTGACCGCCACGCTCGACTGGGCCGCGCCAATGGGCGTGATGCTGGGCAGCGACGTGCGGCTGGTTGGCGACAGCTACGACGATGCCGGCAATTTCGTCCGTCTCGACGGATACGTGCTGGCGGACCTGCGCGCGGCGGTTCCGCTGGGCGAGCAGCTAGAGCTGTTCGGCCGGATCGAGAACCTGTTCGATGCGCGCTATACCGAGGTAGCCGGTTACGGCACGCGCGGCAGGGCGGCGTTCGCCGGGGCGCGGCTCAAGTTGTGA
- a CDS encoding PspC domain-containing protein, with protein sequence MNGLERHRPAVAPASRGFALDKGNAKVFGVCGGIANYFGINPMIVRIAFAAGTVLGLGSLILVYLAIALIAD encoded by the coding sequence ATGAACGGCCTGGAACGCCACCGGCCGGCCGTGGCCCCCGCAAGCCGCGGCTTCGCGCTCGACAAGGGCAACGCCAAGGTCTTCGGGGTCTGCGGCGGGATCGCCAACTACTTCGGGATCAACCCGATGATCGTCCGCATCGCTTTCGCGGCGGGCACTGTCCTGGGCCTGGGATCGCTGATCCTGGTCTACTTGGCGATCGCCTTGATCGCTGACTGA
- a CDS encoding cell wall hydrolase, protein MPPVAAIPRRPRKPRLSARLRALWSSGGPHRGRRLLALAAAVAVPAMAAPGEWRSFDLPASQAEAGPMPFETPGQSFPGSAFFYLEDLPEAPRDTLPPPIETGAHSDTQGALPQAVGTSARSFTALGSGLDKARALQCMTMALYYEAANEPTDGQRAVAQVILNRVAHPSYPNSVCGVVFQGSERRTGCQFSFTCDGSLMRQPARASWDRARSVAADALAGYVFRPIGLATHYHATYVLPYWASSLENVGTIGLHTFYRWRGAAGRWDAFAVRYRGGEPAAAPHPRSDVLTPESAPDPIVLAQAYEAARRKAQKEAAEYVPPPPVYSAAVQARGGDRAFTAQDLPQSSGIKAEYANSGRWIAQPTGISTM, encoded by the coding sequence TTGCCCCCTGTCGCCGCCATTCCCCGCCGCCCGCGCAAGCCCCGACTGAGCGCCCGGCTGCGCGCGCTGTGGTCTTCGGGCGGACCGCACCGCGGACGGCGGCTGCTTGCGCTTGCGGCAGCGGTTGCCGTTCCGGCGATGGCCGCGCCGGGCGAATGGCGTTCGTTCGACTTGCCAGCCAGCCAGGCAGAGGCCGGGCCGATGCCGTTCGAGACGCCTGGTCAGAGCTTCCCTGGCTCGGCGTTCTTCTATCTCGAAGATCTGCCCGAGGCGCCCCGCGACACCCTCCCGCCGCCGATCGAGACGGGCGCCCATTCGGACACACAGGGCGCGCTGCCTCAGGCCGTAGGGACATCGGCCCGTTCGTTCACCGCTCTCGGCAGCGGGCTCGACAAGGCCCGCGCGCTGCAGTGCATGACGATGGCACTCTACTACGAAGCGGCGAACGAGCCGACCGACGGTCAGCGAGCGGTCGCGCAGGTGATCCTCAACCGCGTCGCGCACCCGAGCTATCCCAACAGCGTGTGCGGCGTCGTCTTCCAGGGCAGTGAGCGGCGCACGGGCTGCCAGTTCAGCTTTACCTGCGATGGTTCGCTGATGCGCCAGCCGGCCCGCGCGAGCTGGGACCGGGCGCGTTCGGTGGCCGCCGATGCGCTGGCCGGTTACGTGTTCCGCCCGATCGGCCTCGCCACGCATTACCACGCGACTTACGTCCTGCCGTACTGGGCTTCCAGCCTCGAGAACGTCGGCACCATCGGGTTGCACACCTTCTACCGCTGGCGCGGCGCGGCGGGCCGGTGGGACGCCTTCGCGGTACGCTATCGCGGCGGCGAGCCGGCGGCCGCTCCGCACCCGCGCAGCGACGTCCTGACGCCTGAATCGGCCCCCGACCCGATCGTGCTTGCCCAGGCCTACGAAGCGGCCCGGCGCAAGGCGCAGAAGGAGGCGGCGGAGTATGTTCCGCCCCCACCGGTGTACAGCGCGGCCGTGCAGGCGCGGGGCGGCGATCGGGCATTCACCGCGCAGGACCTGCCGCAGTCGAGCGGAATCAAGGCGGAATACGCCAACTCGGGCCGCTGGATTGCCCAGCCGACCGGCATTTCGACGATGTAG
- a CDS encoding NUDIX hydrolase: MSAQEGTLPPDAGAPEEVVWEGRFVTAKKRGRWEYVSRARGIRAAVIVAIDGGHVILVEQYRVPMGRASLEMPAGLVGDGDDDGDEEAETAARRELEEETGYRAHSIEDCGLFYSSPGMLSESFHLFRATELERVGDGGGTASENITVHRVALDEVPAFVEERRKAGVGIDTKLMLLLGGAIIGRKRA, encoded by the coding sequence ATGAGTGCACAGGAGGGGACGCTTCCTCCCGACGCGGGGGCGCCGGAGGAAGTGGTCTGGGAAGGCCGCTTCGTGACCGCGAAGAAACGCGGGAGGTGGGAATACGTCAGCCGCGCGCGCGGCATCCGGGCGGCGGTAATCGTGGCGATCGACGGCGGCCACGTCATCCTTGTCGAGCAGTACCGCGTGCCGATGGGCCGCGCCTCGCTGGAAATGCCCGCCGGCCTCGTTGGCGATGGCGACGACGATGGCGACGAGGAGGCGGAAACCGCCGCCCGCCGCGAGCTGGAGGAAGAAACCGGCTACCGCGCCCACTCGATAGAGGACTGCGGCCTGTTCTATTCCTCGCCCGGGATGCTGTCGGAAAGCTTCCACCTGTTCCGTGCTACAGAACTGGAGCGGGTCGGCGATGGCGGCGGGACCGCTTCGGAGAACATCACCGTACACCGCGTGGCGCTGGACGAAGTGCCCGCGTTCGTCGAAGAACGGCGCAAGGCCGGTGTCGGGATCGACACCAAGCTGATGCTCCTGCTGGGCGGAGCGATAATCGGGAGGAAACGGGCATGA
- the recF gene encoding DNA replication/repair protein RecF (All proteins in this family for which functions are known are DNA-binding proteins that assist the filamentation of RecA onto DNA for the initiation of recombination or recombinational repair.) produces MALDRISLSRFRNHRETTLEGARGFNLLVGENGAGKTNVLEALSLLAPGRGLRRAPLTEMAATPGQDGFIVGASLMSDGEEVRLGTAVDGARPTRRMVRINGAEASAVMLGEWLALSWLTPAMDGLFTDSAGARRRWLDRLAVALDAGHARHAARYEAALRERNRLLAGETAPDPLWLDGIEAQMATSGAALSDGRARLIQMLAGELDSLPSEPFALPELDYRPGGVADADAWRRSRARDRAAGRTLEGPHRDDLGVTMAGKGQPAARSSTGEQKAMLIAITLAHAGLAARGRASVLLLDEVAAHLDPLRRAALFERLRESGTQVWFTGTETAPFEPVLQDMAVWRVADGSARRES; encoded by the coding sequence ATGGCTCTCGACCGCATCTCGCTTTCCCGTTTCCGCAACCATCGCGAGACCACGCTCGAAGGCGCGCGCGGGTTCAATCTCCTGGTGGGAGAGAACGGCGCGGGGAAGACCAACGTGCTGGAGGCGCTCTCCCTGCTTGCTCCCGGCCGGGGGCTACGCCGCGCGCCGCTCACCGAGATGGCGGCGACGCCGGGGCAGGACGGCTTCATCGTGGGCGCTTCGCTGATGAGCGACGGCGAGGAAGTGAGGCTCGGCACGGCGGTCGACGGCGCGCGGCCAACGCGGCGCATGGTGCGCATAAATGGCGCGGAGGCAAGCGCGGTAATGCTGGGCGAATGGCTGGCGTTGTCCTGGCTCACCCCCGCCATGGACGGGTTGTTCACCGATAGCGCGGGAGCGCGGCGGCGCTGGCTCGACCGGCTCGCGGTGGCGCTCGATGCGGGCCACGCCCGCCACGCCGCGCGCTACGAGGCGGCCTTGCGCGAACGCAATCGCCTGCTGGCCGGGGAGACGGCTCCCGATCCGCTGTGGCTGGACGGGATCGAGGCGCAGATGGCGACCAGCGGCGCGGCGCTCTCAGACGGCCGGGCGCGGCTGATCCAGATGCTCGCCGGGGAGCTCGACTCGTTGCCCAGTGAGCCGTTCGCCCTGCCCGAGCTCGATTATCGGCCGGGCGGCGTTGCCGACGCTGACGCCTGGCGCCGGAGCCGCGCGCGTGACCGTGCGGCGGGCCGCACGCTCGAAGGCCCGCACCGCGACGACCTTGGCGTGACGATGGCCGGCAAGGGCCAGCCCGCTGCACGAAGCTCGACCGGGGAGCAGAAGGCGATGCTGATCGCGATTACCCTGGCCCATGCCGGCCTCGCCGCTCGCGGACGCGCCAGCGTGCTGCTGCTGGATGAAGTGGCCGCCCATCTCGATCCCCTGCGGCGCGCGGCCCTGTTCGAACGGCTACGCGAAAGCGGGACGCAGGTATGGTTCACCGGCACCGAAACCGCACCATTCGAACCGGTCCTTCAGGATATGGCGGTGTGGCGCGTCGCGGACGGCAGCGCCCGCCGGGAAAGCTAG
- a CDS encoding LemA family protein: MTFTAFRRTVVVALAALGLSACGINTIPTKEEAAKAKWADVQAAFQERANLVPNLAEVAKGAAEQERGILTDVIEARAKATSIQINADDLTDPAKMAQYQAAQNQLSSGLGRLLANFEAYPDLKSIANYQMLQSQLEGQENRVRITIRDYNEAVRDYNTEIRTFPSAIAANVVYGSKPMVPYEAVTPGAEVAPTLDMTPSGSATRPAGANDNAPQPTATAVNN; this comes from the coding sequence ATGACCTTCACCGCCTTCCGCCGCACCGTCGTTGTCGCGCTCGCCGCGCTCGGGCTGTCCGCCTGCGGCATCAACACGATTCCGACCAAGGAAGAGGCCGCCAAGGCCAAGTGGGCCGACGTGCAGGCCGCTTTCCAGGAACGCGCCAATCTCGTCCCCAACCTGGCCGAAGTGGCCAAGGGCGCGGCCGAGCAGGAGCGCGGCATCCTGACCGACGTGATCGAAGCCCGCGCCAAGGCGACCAGCATCCAGATCAATGCCGATGATCTGACCGATCCGGCCAAGATGGCGCAATACCAGGCCGCGCAGAACCAGCTTTCGAGCGGCCTTGGCCGCCTGCTGGCGAACTTCGAGGCCTATCCGGACCTGAAATCGATCGCCAACTACCAGATGCTCCAGAGCCAGCTCGAAGGGCAGGAAAACCGTGTCCGCATCACCATCCGCGACTACAACGAAGCGGTGCGCGACTATAACACCGAGATCCGCACGTTCCCGAGCGCGATCGCGGCCAACGTGGTTTACGGGTCGAAGCCGATGGTCCCGTACGAGGCGGTCACCCCGGGCGCCGAAGTCGCTCCCACGCTCGACATGACCCCGTCGGGATCGGCGACGCGGCCCGCCGGGGCTAACGACAACGCCCCGCAGCCCACCGCCACCGCCGTCAACAACTGA